The following proteins are co-located in the Triticum aestivum cultivar Chinese Spring chromosome 1A, IWGSC CS RefSeq v2.1, whole genome shotgun sequence genome:
- the LOC123069043 gene encoding common plant regulatory factor 1: MAHDEAVAAQKTGKSGSPPKDQPAPSPYPDWSAMQAYYGSGVMPPAYFAPAIAAGHPPPPYMWGPQHMMPPPFGTPYAMYPHGGAYPHPLVPMMASPLSVEPAKSANSKDKSSNKKLKEIDGSAVSTGSGNSKKTSSSGDYSGEGSSDVNDLKVSGTPRKRSLDGGFDAEATAAARNKDVVASSPIIRNGAILSNQCFPAPVIKPSVTNVANSRAIGTPVSPLPGVMGPIHTGISTELSSKDEREVKREKRKQSNRESARRSRLRKQAETEELATQVESLTAENTSLKSEIGKLTKSSEKLRIENSALVMKLKGTAAPTSAEMPLDKSAVAAPSSSPRVVENFLSMIDDTSKSGVKNHMEHSEPKLRQLLGSSATTDVVAAN; encoded by the exons ATGGCGCATGATGAAGCTGTGGCTGCCCAGAAGACTGGAAAATCAGGTTCACCTCCTAAG GATCAACCAGCTCCCAGTCCATATCCTGATTGGTCGGCCATGCAG GCATACTACGGTTCTGGTGTCATGCCACCGGCATATTTTGCCCCAGCCATAGCTGCGGGTCATCCACCTCCACCGTATATGTGGGGTCCTCAG CATATGATGCCACCCCCTTTTGGAACGCCATATGCAATGTACCCACATGGTGGAGCTTACCCGCACCCGCTTGTGCCCATG ATGGCAAGTCCATTGAGCGTGGAGCCAGCCAAATCTGCAAACAGTAAGGATAAAAGTTCCAATAAGAAACTTAAGGAAATTGATGGGTCTGCAGTATCTACCGGCAGTGGTAACAGTAAAAAAACATCATCCAG TGGGGATTATAGTGGAGAAGGCTCCAGTGATGTTAATGATCTGAAG GTGAGCGGGACTCCTAGGAAACGGAGCTTGGATGGTGGATTTG ACGCAGAAGCAACCGCGGCAGCAAGGAATAAAGATGTTGTAGCTTCTAGTCCTATAATTCGAAATGGCGCAATTTTGTCAAATCAGTGCTTTCCAGCTCCAGTCATTAAACCCAGTGTTACGAATGTTGCTAATTCAAGGGCAATAGGCACACCAGTGTCTCCATTGCCAGGTGTTATGGGTCCAATTCATACCGGAATATCAACTGAATTATCATCTAAG GATGAGAGGGAAGTAAAGCGTGAAAAGAGAAAGCAATCAAATAGGGAATCTGCTAGACGGTCGAGGCTGAGAAAGCAG GCTGAGACAGAGGAATTGGCCACACAAGTAGAATCGCTTACAGCTGAGAACACGTCTCTAAAATCTGAAATCGGCAAGCTAACGAAAAGCTCCGAGAAGCTCAGAATAGAGAATTCTGCTCTAGTG ATGAAACTTAAGGGCACCGCAGCACCGACCAGCGCAGAAATGCCTCTGGACAAATCAGCAGTTGCTGCACCCTCCTCCTCTCCTCGTGTCGTGGAGAATTTCTTGTCGATGATCGACGACACAAGCAAGTCAGGTGTAAAAAACCACATGGAGCACAGCGAGCCCAAGCTCCGCCAGCTCCTCGGCTCCAGCGCGACAACGGATGTCGTGGCTGCAAACTGA
- the LOC123069035 gene encoding uncharacterized protein — MSMAVPSSLRALAPPALLPYPLGTSGSARPSPAHRAARGMMVARRRDVAVAAAAVAADAGWLERLPEKEKPLYAHSLPCIEAWLRSVGFAQSREDRAVWVAETPLWHARLSLDVTDLHIRYLKSGPGNLEKDMERRFSYALSREDIENAILGGP; from the exons ATGTCCATGGCCGTGCCGAGCTCGCTCCGCGCCCTGGCCCCTCCGGCTCTGCTCCCGTACCCTCTGGGGACGAGCGGGTCCGCGCGCCCGTCGCCGGCGCACCGGGCGGCGCGGGGGATGATGGTGGCCCGGCGGAGGGACGTggcggttgcggcggcggcggtggcggcggacgcgGGGTGGCTGGagcggctgccggagaaggagaagCCGCTGTACGCGCACAGCCTGCCGTGCATCGAGGCGTGGCTGCGCAGCGTCGGGTTCGCGCAGTCCCGCGAGGACCGCGCCGTGTGGGTCGCCGAGACGCCGCTCTGGCACGCCCGCCTCAGCCTCGACGTCACCGACCTCCACATCAG ATACCTGAAGAGCGGCCCAGGGAACCTGGAGAAGGACATGGAGAGGAGATTCAGCTACGCCCTGAGCAGAGAAGACATCGAGAACGCCATCCTCGGCGGACCCTGA